A genomic window from Pseudogulbenkiania sp. MAI-1 includes:
- a CDS encoding ParA family protein: protein MRRVVFNQKGGVGKSTIAVNLAAVAARAGQRVLVIDLDPQGNASHYLLGSAPAGDGPTLADFFQQMLNISLFSKTPQEYVVPTPFAGLSLMPSHPELAELMGKLESRYKMFKLKEALDQLSADFDEIWIDTPPALNFYTRSALIAADRCLIPFDCDAFSRQALYNLMGNTDEIRADHNPELHIEGIVVNQFQPRASLPARLVAELKEEGLPVLDAPLSASVKIRESHQAAQPMVFFDARHKISQEFERLYRHLHTR, encoded by the coding sequence ATACGCCGTGTCGTATTCAACCAGAAGGGCGGGGTGGGCAAATCCACCATCGCCGTCAACCTCGCCGCCGTCGCCGCCCGCGCGGGACAGCGCGTGCTGGTGATCGATCTCGATCCGCAGGGCAACGCCAGCCACTACTTGCTGGGCAGCGCGCCGGCCGGCGACGGCCCGACGTTGGCCGACTTCTTCCAGCAGATGCTCAACATCAGCCTGTTCAGCAAGACGCCGCAGGAATACGTGGTGCCCACGCCGTTCGCCGGCCTGTCGCTGATGCCATCGCACCCGGAGCTGGCCGAGCTGATGGGCAAGCTGGAATCGCGCTACAAGATGTTCAAGTTGAAGGAGGCACTCGACCAGCTGTCCGCCGACTTCGATGAGATCTGGATCGACACCCCTCCCGCACTGAATTTCTACACCCGCTCGGCGCTGATCGCCGCCGACCGCTGCCTGATTCCGTTCGACTGCGACGCCTTCTCGCGTCAGGCGCTGTACAACCTGATGGGCAACACCGACGAGATCCGTGCCGACCACAACCCCGAGCTGCATATCGAGGGTATCGTGGTGAACCAGTTCCAGCCGCGCGCCAGCCTGCCGGCGCGCCTGGTGGCTGAGCTGAAGGAGGAGGGCTTGCCGGTGCTGGACGCCCCGCTGTCGGCCTCGGTGAAGATCCGCGAATCGCACCAGGCCGCCCAGCCGATGGTGTTTTTCGACGCGCGCCACAAGATCTCGCAGGAATTCGAGCGGCTGTACCGCCACTTGCACACCCGCTGA
- a CDS encoding ATP-binding protein: MRRIPPPRLILFTGLLLTLLLSGEAWLLADNRRQQQLDHDQASGRVWLQTLAWQLQARLDHARLLAMQATQPPPGGLDEWLNALRQPDAGYTEAALVERIAAAERPAMEARLGQPVLDWTAGRLQAAPSRPFYYVVMQQTGAADRQTPIGLDLGARADWMPTFESALNTRRPLLHMADDPSSSRPRLDIVSPVPQQARVLRLRLDPSALLTSQPTNDEAPASRLRLVAWPAQQSGVPLLDSHPGHPLPTTPPLQTRSLPAGGMTLQCAVFALTAPALTLQDHDLLILALSGSGALALLIHLYRLGRSNRQFRRALLEKHEEVEESNRSLRRQLIEHRRAEQALADSEARQRAILEASSDAILLLEHDGTVRVANAAAARLIGRRSDRLPRQPLATLFPDWYDPERSRPFAQIAAESDGAPFEAQLRCEDGSRLPVELTLSRVDQPDDTCFLLVCRNIRQRKEQEAALLELQSSLVGQVERQRQQLTALLDASPLAMAYVADHRFKQVNRAFLELFRLPAAEVEEQSTTLIFESAEQWQRLVRLLHGVLPEGPVCQQDIRLRDGQGGALWCQVYGKALDPALPGLGSVWIYQDISAQRATEAALREAKTLAEDTSRAKTEFLANMSHELRTPLHAILGFAEMGERRSASDNTPKQQHYFERIHSSGKRLLTLLNDLLDLAKMEVKRMEFQMEPQDMLRCIHEAREEMLPMAAKHGIDIILETDGPTLVAEFDPLRIGQVMRNLLANAIKVSPPAGRITIRIATLVDAAGVEWVEVTVTDQGPGIAEDELEPIFDKFTQGSATKTGAGGTGLGLSICREIVLAHGGVISAENAAHGGAVFRFTLPRWPRPAPHGTEHDGTHATLG; encoded by the coding sequence ATGCGCCGGATTCCCCCGCCCCGATTGATCCTGTTCACCGGGCTGCTGCTGACGCTGCTGCTGAGTGGCGAAGCCTGGCTGCTGGCCGACAACCGGCGCCAGCAGCAGCTCGATCATGATCAGGCCAGCGGCCGGGTGTGGCTGCAGACGCTGGCCTGGCAGCTTCAGGCCCGGCTCGATCACGCTCGCCTGCTGGCAATGCAGGCGACCCAACCGCCCCCCGGCGGGCTCGACGAATGGCTGAATGCCTTGCGCCAGCCAGATGCCGGCTATACCGAAGCGGCACTGGTAGAACGCATCGCCGCTGCCGAGCGTCCCGCCATGGAGGCTCGGCTAGGCCAGCCGGTGCTCGACTGGACCGCCGGCCGATTACAAGCAGCCCCCTCCCGCCCTTTCTATTACGTAGTGATGCAGCAGACCGGGGCTGCCGACAGACAAACGCCGATCGGGCTCGACCTGGGCGCCCGGGCCGACTGGATGCCCACCTTCGAGAGCGCTCTCAATACCCGCCGTCCCTTGCTGCACATGGCGGACGATCCGTCCTCGTCACGGCCGCGCCTGGATATCGTCAGCCCGGTGCCGCAACAGGCTCGCGTGCTGCGGCTGCGCCTCGATCCGTCAGCACTGCTGACCTCGCAGCCGACGAACGACGAGGCCCCGGCCAGCCGGCTGCGGCTGGTGGCCTGGCCGGCCCAGCAGAGCGGTGTGCCCTTGCTGGACAGCCATCCTGGGCATCCCTTGCCCACCACTCCACCGCTGCAAACGCGCAGCCTCCCGGCGGGCGGCATGACGCTGCAGTGCGCGGTATTCGCGCTGACCGCCCCGGCATTGACCTTGCAGGACCACGACCTGCTGATCCTCGCCCTGTCGGGAAGCGGTGCTCTGGCGCTGCTGATCCACCTCTACCGGCTCGGCCGCAGCAATCGCCAGTTCCGCCGAGCACTGCTGGAGAAACACGAAGAGGTGGAGGAAAGCAACCGCTCGCTGCGCCGCCAGCTGATCGAGCACCGCCGCGCCGAGCAGGCGCTGGCCGACAGCGAAGCACGCCAACGCGCCATCCTGGAGGCCAGTTCCGACGCCATCCTGTTGCTGGAGCACGACGGCACCGTGCGTGTGGCCAACGCCGCGGCGGCACGGCTGATCGGCCGACGCAGCGACCGCCTGCCGCGTCAGCCACTGGCTACGCTGTTCCCCGACTGGTACGACCCCGAGCGCAGCCGGCCATTCGCCCAGATCGCCGCCGAGTCTGACGGCGCCCCGTTCGAAGCACAGCTGCGGTGCGAGGACGGCAGCCGCCTGCCGGTGGAGCTGACGCTGAGCCGGGTGGATCAGCCGGATGACACCTGCTTCCTGCTGGTCTGCCGCAACATCCGCCAGCGCAAGGAGCAGGAAGCCGCCTTGCTGGAACTGCAGAGCAGCCTGGTCGGCCAAGTCGAGCGGCAACGCCAGCAGCTCACTGCGCTGCTCGACGCCAGTCCGCTTGCCATGGCCTACGTCGCCGATCACCGCTTCAAGCAGGTCAACCGCGCCTTCCTGGAGCTGTTCCGGCTGCCCGCTGCCGAGGTCGAGGAGCAATCGACCACGCTCATCTTCGAGTCGGCCGAGCAGTGGCAGCGGCTGGTACGGCTACTGCATGGCGTACTGCCGGAGGGGCCGGTGTGCCAGCAGGACATCCGCCTCCGTGACGGACAGGGCGGCGCCCTGTGGTGCCAGGTCTACGGCAAAGCGCTCGACCCGGCGCTGCCTGGGCTGGGCTCGGTGTGGATCTACCAGGACATTTCGGCGCAACGCGCCACCGAGGCGGCCCTGCGCGAGGCCAAGACCCTGGCCGAGGACACCAGCCGCGCCAAGACCGAGTTCCTGGCCAACATGTCGCATGAATTGCGCACCCCGCTGCACGCCATCCTCGGTTTCGCCGAGATGGGGGAACGCCGCAGCGCCAGCGACAACACGCCGAAACAGCAGCACTATTTCGAGCGCATCCACAGCAGCGGCAAGCGCCTGCTGACGCTGCTGAACGACTTGCTGGACCTGGCCAAGATGGAAGTGAAGCGGATGGAATTCCAGATGGAGCCGCAGGATATGTTGCGCTGCATCCACGAAGCCCGCGAGGAAATGCTGCCGATGGCGGCAAAACATGGCATTGACATTATACTGGAAACGGATGGTCCCACCCTGGTGGCCGAGTTCGACCCGCTGCGCATCGGCCAGGTGATGCGCAACCTGCTTGCCAACGCCATCAAGGTCAGTCCGCCGGCCGGCCGCATCACCATCCGCATCGCCACCCTGGTCGATGCTGCCGGGGTCGAATGGGTCGAGGTGACGGTCACCGACCAGGGTCCGGGCATCGCCGAGGACGAACTGGAGCCGATTTTCGACAAGTTCACCCAGGGTAGCGCCACCAAGACCGGTGCTGGCGGAACCGGGCTGGGCCTGTCCATCTGCCGC